The Calditrichota bacterium genomic interval GGCCCTTGATCCACCCGGGGAAGCACGGGAAGAAATCCAGGTCTTTCGTGAATTTGCCCTTCGCCTGGGCAAAGAAATGAAGGATCCGATCTACAAACATATCGTAAAGGGATTGCACACGTCGGAAGATATCTGGAATGATTATCGCCGGTGCACCAAGGGAACGGATGTAGACCTCTGGGGCGCCACTTACGAACGGCTCAAAAAAGCGCCGGATGGCCTGCAATGGCCCGTGCCCACGGTAACCTCTCCCGGAACACCCAAGCGATATGTTAAAGGAATTGATCCGCTGGCCAAAGGCAAGGCCTGGATTCAGTTTTACGGACATCCGGATGGACGCGCCTTTGTGTGGGCCAGGCCTTACAAGGGTCCGGCCGAACCGCCCGATGCAAGCTACCCGTTTTATTTGACGACCGTACGCGTAATTGAACAGTGGCACACGATGACGATGACGGGGCGGGTTCCGGAACTTCTCCGCGGATTTCCGTATGCCTATGTGGAAATTAATCCGAAAGACGCGAAACGCCTGGGAATCAAACATGGCGATATGATTGAAATCAAAAGCCGCCGCGGAAAAGTGGAGGTTCCGGCAAAAATAGTGGAAGGCCCGCGCGAGGGACTCATAGCCGTTCCGTGGCATGACCAGAATTTCAATCGAATGATTAATTTTGTGACCATTGAAGCGGTTGATCCGGGATCAAAAGAGCCTGAATATAAAATCTGTGCGGTTAAGATCAGAAAAATATCCGGTCCCAAACGCCTTAAACCCACCACGGTGGAGATGAAGCTGGTTTAGTGACGTAAGGGAAAATGACGGGCACCGATTTCTGTCTCTTCATCTGAAATCGGTGCCTTCAATTAAAGCGGAGGAGCTTGTTTATGCCGATTACCGGGGTTGCAATACAAACAATGCCTGATAAAACGAGCTTTGTTTACGATGTACTGAATGAAATGAAAGCGGTCAGCCTCTACGGAGATGATAAAAAAGGGAACATTATCGCCGTTCTGGAGACCGAAAATAAAAAGGCCCTGGAGGAATTAAACCAACAGATAGAGGCCATAGACGGGGTCATAAAAGTGATGGGCGTTTATCATTACTTTGAGGACGATATTCCGTCCCCGAAGCAAAAAGAAAATGCAAAAAATGAATTCTGAAGAAAACGGGTCGAAATCGCTTGATCGAAGGACGGTTCTGAAATCATTCTTGACTTTTGGAGCCGGGATGGGGTTATCCGTTTTACGGCCCGAGAACCTGTTTTCTTCGGTGTTATGGTCTCCAATCGGGCGAAATCATCTGAGGCCCCCCGGGGCGCTTCCGGAGGCCGACTTTGTGGCAGCCTGCATTCGGTGCGGACGATGTGCCGAAGTGTGCCCCTATTATTCCATTGAACCGATTCGTTTGTCGGGCGGCCTGCAGGCAGGTACACCGCTGATTGATGTGGAGCACATTGCCTGTTACCTGTGCATGGAATGCGTAAAGGTTTGTCCCACCGGCGCGCTCCAAAACGTTCCTGCAGAAAAGGCAGGGATGGGGTTGGCACATATCGACCAGAAACGGTGCTGGGCCTACAATGGAAAAGCAATTTGTCGGGCCTGTTACGATGCCTGTCCTTTCAAAAATGTGGCGATTCAGCTGATTCGCCTAAAACCAATTATTATCGAAGATAAATGTGTGGGCTGTGGGCTTTGCGTGGCTGCCTGTCCCGTCCAGATTCCGCGTGCAGTAAATGTGGATCCGTTGGAGGATCACCTGAAACGGAGTGGCTAAAATTGGCTGACAAAACCAAAAAGAAAAGGATCTATTTTAGATATCGTCGGACGATTCAGATAGTGGGTTTTTTGTTTTTGCTAATTGTTCCCTTTTTAAATCTGTTTGGGTTTCATTTTTTTAACGGATGGTACCAATCGCTGGGCATCGGGTATTGGTTTATTGCTTCCCCTCTCGAATCATTTGAGAGTTTTTTGATCTCGCGAACGTTTTTTTTAACCCTGTTTGTATCATTTTTAACGCCATTTATTTTAGCATTTATTCTGGGACGTGTATTTTGCAGCTGGCTTTGTCCGTTTGGGCTTCTGTCCGAGTGGGTGTCGGATTTCCGTCAGTGGGCGTATCGAAAATGGGGACACTCTCATCATCCGCCGGAGGGCCTTTTTGCGATTCCGCGATGGATAGTCTGGGTTATTCTGACGGCTGAGATTTTGGCGTCGATGATTGTGGGAACGTCTCTGTTTTCAATCTATTCCCCTCCGGGTGTGATTGGCCGGGAAGCCATGCGGCTGGCTTTTTTCCACATTTTGGGTGGGGAAATTCTTTTTATTTTGATCTTTTTGACATTTGAGCTTTTTGTCGCACGAAGAGGATTTTGCAGATATGTCTGCCCGCTGGGAGCCACTCTCTCATTGGTCGGCCAAAAACGCCTTCTGAAGATTGAGTTTGAATCCGCGAAATGTCAGAGAATCTGCAAAATTTGTGAAAATCACGAAATCTGTACCTGGGGTCTTATGCCGAAATTGGGAGAAGGAGCGTCGGTTTATTGTACCAATTGCGGAGATTGCATTGACATTTGTCCGTTTGATGCCCTTCGGTTCAACTGGAAAAACAAAACGGTAAGGAGTCCCGAAAAATATGGCTGAAAGTCCGGGGAAAACAACACTCAATCGAAGGGAGTTTTTTTCATTGGGTCTGGGAACCCTGAAGGAACGGGTGCCCTTGCAAAAATCTCCGCAAAGCCGGCGAAATCGGCGGCCCATCCTGAGGCCGCCCGGAGCCGTTTCAGAAGAAATACTGGGTCAGGAATGTACCAGTTGCGGCGATTGTGTGGTTGCCTGTCAATTTGAAGCCATTCGGTTGCTGGATCATCGGGCGGGAAAATATCAGGGTACCCCGGCAATCATTCCGAGGATTCAACCCTGTTTGTATTGTGAGGATTTTCCCTGTGTGACGGCCTGCAAGGAGGGAGCCCTTACAAAAGATCATCTTAAAATGGGGGTGGCTGAACTCGATTCCAGGCGGTGTTTCAACACGAAGGGAGGGTGGTGCGATGCATGTTTCCAAAAATGTCCGTTTTCGGGGGAGGCCATCCGATTGAACGAGAGACTTCAATTGGAAATCAATGCCGATTTCTGCACGGGGTGCGGACTGTGTGAACATGCTTGTCCGCTGTCGCCGCCGGCGATTCGGATTGTTCCCCTGGAGATATGATCCTCCCAATAAAGGGACCGTGCGTGTTCAGGGCGGTTTGGATTATTTGGAAGGGACAATAATTTGATTTTTTGAGATCAGATTATTTTTGTACACTTACCATAAATTTCGTTATAATTCAGGAATCCAATCCACTAAAATGGAGGAATCAATGGCAGA includes:
- a CDS encoding chaperone NapD, whose product is MPDKTSFVYDVLNEMKAVSLYGDDKKGNIIAVLETENKKALEELNQQIEAIDGVIKVMGVYHYFEDDIPSPKQKENAKNEF
- a CDS encoding 4Fe-4S dicluster domain-containing protein → MNSEENGSKSLDRRTVLKSFLTFGAGMGLSVLRPENLFSSVLWSPIGRNHLRPPGALPEADFVAACIRCGRCAEVCPYYSIEPIRLSGGLQAGTPLIDVEHIACYLCMECVKVCPTGALQNVPAEKAGMGLAHIDQKRCWAYNGKAICRACYDACPFKNVAIQLIRLKPIIIEDKCVGCGLCVAACPVQIPRAVNVDPLEDHLKRSG
- a CDS encoding 4Fe-4S binding protein; amino-acid sequence: MADKTKKKRIYFRYRRTIQIVGFLFLLIVPFLNLFGFHFFNGWYQSLGIGYWFIASPLESFESFLISRTFFLTLFVSFLTPFILAFILGRVFCSWLCPFGLLSEWVSDFRQWAYRKWGHSHHPPEGLFAIPRWIVWVILTAEILASMIVGTSLFSIYSPPGVIGREAMRLAFFHILGGEILFILIFLTFELFVARRGFCRYVCPLGATLSLVGQKRLLKIEFESAKCQRICKICENHEICTWGLMPKLGEGASVYCTNCGDCIDICPFDALRFNWKNKTVRSPEKYG
- a CDS encoding 4Fe-4S dicluster domain-containing protein, with the protein product MAESPGKTTLNRREFFSLGLGTLKERVPLQKSPQSRRNRRPILRPPGAVSEEILGQECTSCGDCVVACQFEAIRLLDHRAGKYQGTPAIIPRIQPCLYCEDFPCVTACKEGALTKDHLKMGVAELDSRRCFNTKGGWCDACFQKCPFSGEAIRLNERLQLEINADFCTGCGLCEHACPLSPPAIRIVPLEI